A stretch of Amycolatopsis balhimycina FH 1894 DNA encodes these proteins:
- a CDS encoding extracellular solute-binding protein, producing the protein MKRWLKLAAGAAALTLATAGCAGSSGSGTAASSSGNAPLSGTVTVWLMTGSAPTTLTDALHKEFEAAHPGVKVKYEIQQWDGIQQKLTTALASGNPPDVIEIGNTQTASFAAQDGVLTDLTADKDSFNGSQWLKGLADSGTYNGKVYGVPFYAANREVIYRKDMFDQAGITKTPASNDEWLDAIGKLKTKFGSDPEFQALYMPGQNWYALLSFIWDNGGDVAKADGKNYKATLETPEAKAGLEFYKKLVDASGTKAPKDADEAKPQQATIYGAGKVAMMIGLPWELPTAAKTDPSLTAKTGAFAIPSKTAGQSAPVFLGGSNLAIPANSKNVAAAKEYIKLISSAKYQSQFAAAGVVPGSSTDLSGLDKDALGSVMAKASANGKAVPASPKWGDVESGQNPVKDMLTAYLTGKKTIDQATADADAALNKLIGG; encoded by the coding sequence GTGAAACGCTGGCTCAAGCTGGCGGCGGGCGCCGCCGCACTCACCCTCGCGACAGCAGGCTGCGCGGGCTCCAGCGGTTCGGGCACCGCGGCCTCGTCGAGCGGCAATGCACCGCTCAGCGGCACCGTCACGGTCTGGCTGATGACCGGGTCCGCGCCGACCACCCTGACCGACGCGCTCCACAAGGAGTTCGAGGCCGCGCACCCCGGGGTCAAGGTCAAGTACGAAATCCAGCAGTGGGACGGCATCCAGCAGAAGCTGACCACCGCGCTGGCCAGTGGCAACCCGCCGGACGTCATCGAGATCGGCAACACGCAGACCGCGTCGTTCGCCGCGCAGGACGGCGTGCTGACCGACCTGACCGCCGACAAGGACAGCTTCAACGGTTCGCAGTGGCTGAAGGGGCTCGCCGACTCCGGCACCTACAACGGCAAGGTCTACGGCGTCCCGTTCTACGCGGCCAACCGCGAAGTCATCTATCGCAAGGACATGTTCGACCAGGCCGGCATCACCAAGACGCCGGCGTCGAACGACGAGTGGCTCGACGCGATCGGCAAGCTGAAGACGAAGTTCGGCTCCGACCCCGAGTTCCAGGCGCTCTACATGCCGGGGCAGAACTGGTACGCGCTGCTGTCGTTCATCTGGGACAACGGCGGTGACGTCGCCAAGGCCGACGGCAAGAACTACAAGGCCACGCTCGAGACGCCGGAAGCCAAGGCCGGCCTGGAGTTCTACAAGAAGCTCGTCGACGCCTCCGGCACCAAGGCGCCGAAGGACGCCGACGAGGCCAAGCCGCAGCAGGCGACCATCTACGGCGCGGGCAAGGTGGCCATGATGATCGGCCTGCCGTGGGAGCTCCCGACCGCGGCGAAGACCGACCCGAGCCTGACCGCCAAGACCGGCGCGTTCGCCATCCCGAGCAAGACCGCCGGCCAGAGCGCCCCGGTGTTCCTCGGCGGCTCCAACCTGGCGATCCCGGCCAACAGCAAGAACGTTGCCGCGGCCAAGGAGTACATCAAGCTGATCTCCAGCGCGAAGTACCAGAGCCAGTTCGCCGCCGCCGGCGTCGTGCCCGGCTCGTCGACCGACCTGTCCGGCCTGGACAAGGACGCGCTGGGCAGCGTCATGGCGAAGGCCTCGGCCAACGGCAAGGCCGTGCCGGCCAGCCCGAAGTGGGGCGACGTCGAGTCCGGGCAGAACCCGGTCAAGGACATGCTGACCGCGTACCTGACCGGCAAGAAGACGATCGACCAGGCGACCGCCGACGCCGACGCGGCTCTGAACAAGCTCATCGGCGGATGA
- a CDS encoding carbohydrate ABC transporter permease produces the protein MTATANVTMPAGEIPPASPRAARAGKRRRGRLGDRILPYVLLLPALAAILVLLAWPLVQVIGISLRKLDIGELISGKAVWVGLDNYTNTLADPQFWAITVRTLVFTAALVAATILGGLLLAVLMRHLGPVVRTILQVTLILAWATPVIATTTVFQWIFDEQYGILNKTLDRLGFSGFIGFSWFSSGTSTLTVIGLLIVWQAVPFVTFSLYAGLVGVPQEQYEAAGMDGAGPWQTFRAVTWPSIRAITTMVTFLSVLWDFNAFAQIWAIREGGPDGESTTLAVVLYLKGIAGNHFGAAGAIATLMLILLALITGRYIQLLVRTPEGDLK, from the coding sequence ATGACAGCGACCGCGAATGTGACGATGCCGGCGGGGGAGATCCCGCCGGCATCGCCGCGCGCCGCCCGGGCCGGGAAGCGCAGGCGGGGCCGGCTCGGCGACCGGATCCTCCCGTACGTGCTGCTCCTGCCCGCACTGGCCGCGATTCTCGTCCTGCTCGCCTGGCCGCTGGTCCAGGTGATCGGCATCAGCCTCCGCAAGCTCGACATCGGCGAGCTGATTTCCGGCAAGGCCGTCTGGGTCGGGCTCGACAACTACACGAACACCCTGGCCGACCCGCAGTTCTGGGCGATCACCGTCCGGACGCTGGTGTTCACCGCCGCCCTCGTGGCCGCCACCATCCTCGGCGGTCTCCTGCTCGCGGTGCTCATGCGCCACCTCGGCCCGGTCGTGCGGACCATCCTGCAGGTGACGCTCATCCTGGCCTGGGCAACGCCGGTGATCGCCACGACCACGGTGTTCCAGTGGATCTTCGACGAGCAGTACGGCATCCTCAACAAGACCCTCGACCGGCTCGGGTTCTCCGGCTTCATCGGGTTCTCGTGGTTCTCCAGCGGCACCAGCACGCTCACCGTGATCGGGCTGCTCATCGTGTGGCAGGCCGTGCCGTTCGTGACGTTCTCGCTCTACGCGGGCCTCGTCGGCGTCCCGCAGGAGCAGTACGAGGCGGCCGGCATGGACGGCGCCGGGCCGTGGCAGACGTTCCGCGCGGTCACCTGGCCCAGCATCCGGGCGATCACCACCATGGTGACGTTCCTGTCGGTGCTGTGGGACTTCAACGCCTTCGCGCAGATCTGGGCGATCCGCGAGGGCGGCCCCGACGGCGAGAGCACCACCCTGGCCGTCGTGCTCTACCTCAAGGGCATCGCGGGCAACCACTTCGGCGCGGCGGGCGCCATCGCGACGCTGATGCTGATCCTGCTCGCGCTCATCACGGGCCGGTACATCCAGCTGCTCGTCCGGACCCCGGAAGGTGATCTCAAGTGA